The genomic DNA CGGAATGCTGAGGTTGAACCTCTACACTAATGGAGACATGGTTGTACACGTTGACAGATGGTTTGGTATGGCATTAGACCATCACGTGAAGGAGCTGAGCTTCAACCACTTCTCGCTTGATGAAGAAACGCCGTATTCAATTCCCGGAAGGGTTTTTTCGGCTGAGTTCATCAAGTCCTTAAAGTTTACTGGCAATGTGAAAATTGGTGGGATCGGCAATGTGAGCCTGCCGTCTCTGCGATCGCTCAGTTTGTCACTTTCCCGAATTACAGACCAGATGTTCCGCAGACTCCTCAGGAGCTGCCCTTTGCTGGAGGATCTTTCTGTGCAATCCTGCAGTCTGTTGTCCGAGATCGAACTCtcgaatctcgatcatctcaAGAGCGTGTCCGTGACTGGTGGTCTCCCTGATTTTTTGACTGTCAGCATCAATGCACCGGCCTTAGAAAGGCTTTGCTTGAGAGGCAAATTCCTGGGCGACCAGAGCATAAGCTTAGTAGTTCATAAAAGTCTGAATCTCAGGTCCTTAGAGCTCGCCGAACTGTTCCTGACCGATGAGTGGTTCTGTCTATTCCTTTCCCAGTTCCCTCTGCTGGAAAGCTTGACACTTAGTGGATTCAGGTTATGGAAAAGAATCTGGATTTCGAATCCGCTTCTGAAGGAGATCATGATAGCATATTGCAATAACTTGGAGGATATCAGAATCGAAACCCCGAAGTTGTCGACTTTCTCCTATCAGGCATGCTGCGGTGTAGACGACGTGACACCACCCTCCATCTGGGCAGAGAATCCTCCGGATTGTTGTGCTGCCGGAttcacattttctttcttccatGATCATATTGACAGCTGCTTCCAGGAGCTCCAGAACATCCTCACCCGATGGGCTACTACATTTAGATGCCAAGAATCAACCGTCATATATCTTTATGAGGTACAACATCGAACCATGTAGCAGTTTACTGCATTTGTCTGCTGTTGGGTTTTGCTGCTTTAGCTTGCTCACATGGTTTCACGTTGtctcttttttccccccccTATATGTGCTTGAAAGTTGGGGGAG from Punica granatum isolate Tunisia-2019 chromosome 2, ASM765513v2, whole genome shotgun sequence includes the following:
- the LOC116195329 gene encoding F-box/LRR-repeat protein At3g58930-like — its product is MDDDRISSLPEGVKHHIISFLPNIKDVGRICSLSKLWLWTSRSFQISNFRGCIIAPNVALLNISGNFTTADDSSSFIRFLDDALMRSHDGMLRLNLYTNGDMVVHVDRWFGMALDHHVKELSFNHFSLDEETPYSIPGRVFSAEFIKSLKFTGNVKIGGIGNVSLPSLRSLSLSLSRITDQMFRRLLRSCPLLEDLSVQSCSLLSEIELSNLDHLKSVSVTGGLPDFLTVSINAPALERLCLRGKFLGDQSISLVVHKSLNLRSLELAELFLTDEWFCLFLSQFPLLESLTLSGFRLWKRIWISNPLLKEIMIAYCNNLEDIRIETPKLSTFSYQACCGVDDVTPPSIWAENPPDCCAAGFTFSFFHDHIDSCFQELQNILTRWATTFRCQESTVIYLYEVQHRTM